A region of Streptomyces sp. NBC_01267 DNA encodes the following proteins:
- a CDS encoding glycerol-3-phosphate dehydrogenase/oxidase, with protein MRTATLGPEERTAALAGMAERELDVLVVGAGVVGAGTALDAATRGLATGLVEARDWASGTSSRSSKLIHGGLRYLEMLDFTLVREALKERGLLLERLAPHLVKPVPFLYPLQHKGWERWYAGSGVALYDAMSVSSGHGRGLPLHRHLTRKHALRVAPALKKDALVGALQYYDAQMDDARYVTTLVRTAASYGALAANRARVIGFLREGERVVGARVEDVETGTEYEIRAKQVVNATGVWTDDTQALIGERGQFHVRASKGIHLVVPKDRIHSSTGLILRTEKSVLFVIPWGRHWIVGTTDTDWDLDKAHPAASSADIDYLLEHVNSVLATPLTRDDVQGVYAGLRPLLAGESDATSKLSREHTVAHPVPGLVVVAGGKYTTYRVMAKDAVDEAVHGLDQRVAECVTENVPLIGAEGYNALWNARARIAARTGLHVARVEHLLNRFGSMTQELLDLIVADPSLGEPLGSADDYLRAEVVYAASHEGARHLDDVLTRRTRISIETFDRGTRSAREAAELMAKVLGWDKGRTEKEIAHYEKRVEAERESQRQPDDLTADAARLGAPDILPLG; from the coding sequence GTGAGGACAGCGACACTGGGGCCCGAGGAGCGCACGGCAGCGCTCGCCGGGATGGCCGAGCGTGAACTGGATGTACTGGTCGTAGGGGCCGGTGTGGTCGGTGCGGGGACGGCGCTGGACGCCGCGACGCGCGGGCTCGCGACCGGTCTCGTCGAGGCGAGGGACTGGGCTTCGGGCACATCGAGCCGGTCGAGCAAGCTCATCCACGGCGGCTTGCGCTATCTGGAGATGCTCGACTTCACGCTCGTACGGGAGGCCCTGAAGGAGCGCGGGCTGCTCCTGGAGCGCCTGGCGCCCCATCTGGTGAAGCCGGTGCCGTTTCTCTATCCCTTGCAGCACAAGGGCTGGGAACGCTGGTACGCGGGCTCGGGCGTCGCGTTGTACGACGCGATGTCGGTCTCGTCGGGACACGGCCGCGGACTGCCGCTGCACCGGCACCTGACGCGCAAGCACGCGCTGCGGGTGGCGCCGGCGCTGAAGAAGGACGCGCTGGTCGGGGCGTTGCAGTACTACGACGCGCAGATGGACGACGCGCGCTATGTGACGACGCTGGTGCGGACGGCCGCGAGCTACGGCGCACTGGCCGCGAACCGCGCCCGGGTCATCGGCTTCCTGCGGGAGGGCGAACGGGTCGTCGGCGCGCGGGTGGAGGACGTCGAGACCGGTACCGAGTACGAGATCCGTGCCAAGCAGGTCGTCAACGCCACCGGGGTGTGGACGGACGACACCCAGGCGCTGATCGGCGAGCGCGGACAGTTCCATGTGCGGGCCTCGAAAGGCATCCATCTGGTCGTACCGAAGGACCGGATTCATTCCTCCACCGGGCTCATCCTGCGGACCGAGAAGTCGGTGCTGTTCGTGATCCCGTGGGGACGCCACTGGATCGTCGGGACCACGGACACCGACTGGGACCTGGACAAGGCGCACCCGGCCGCGTCCAGCGCCGACATCGACTACCTCCTCGAACACGTCAACTCGGTGCTTGCGACGCCCCTGACCAGGGACGACGTCCAGGGCGTGTACGCGGGCCTGCGGCCGTTGCTGGCCGGGGAGTCCGATGCGACCAGCAAGCTCTCGCGGGAGCACACGGTGGCGCATCCGGTGCCGGGCCTGGTGGTCGTCGCCGGCGGCAAGTACACGACGTACCGCGTGATGGCGAAGGACGCGGTGGACGAGGCGGTGCACGGGCTGGACCAGCGGGTCGCCGAGTGCGTCACGGAGAACGTGCCGCTGATCGGAGCAGAGGGCTACAACGCCCTGTGGAACGCGCGGGCGCGGATCGCCGCGCGCACCGGTCTGCACGTGGCCCGGGTCGAGCACCTGTTGAACCGCTTCGGCTCGATGACCCAGGAGCTGCTCGACCTGATCGTGGCGGACCCCTCGCTGGGCGAGCCGCTGGGCAGCGCGGACGACTATCTGCGGGCCGAGGTCGTCTATGCCGCTTCGCACGAAGGGGCCAGGCATCTGGACGACGTGCTGACCCGGCGTACACGCATCTCGATCGAGACCTTCGACCGGGGGACGCGCAGCGCGCGGGAGGCCGCCGAGTTGATGGCGAAGGTGCTCGGCTGGGACAAGG
- a CDS encoding nucleotide sugar dehydrogenase: MPADLAVIGLGHLGLPLAQAAVATGLETIGYDTDPRRLLQLAAGHTPVDGSLSAADIRRMLSGGFRPVTDPAELGRVRTAVICAPTPLGEDRALDLTPVADATRALAARLRPHTTVIVESAVYPGTTEEILRPLLEEGSGLRAGRDFHLAYSPSRLDPGNRNHPYAATPKVIGGLTPACTESAAAFYGRLSDKVVRARGPREAEMTKLLETNYRHVNIALVNEMAVLCHELGVDLWDVIRCAETKPFGFQAFRPGPGVGGHGVPVDTAGPPHTVRPLRMVELAQQVNDRMPQYVIQRCATLLNEHGKSARGARVLLLGVTYKPDLADQENSPAGEIARRLMDLGASVSYHDPYVPDWRIRDVPVPRADSLYEAAAGADLTVLLQQHRTYDLQGLSVKAQLLLDTRGATPAGAAHRL; encoded by the coding sequence ATGCCCGCAGATCTCGCCGTCATCGGACTCGGTCACCTCGGCCTGCCGCTCGCCCAGGCCGCAGTCGCCACCGGCCTCGAAACGATCGGATACGACACCGACCCACGCCGACTCCTCCAACTCGCCGCCGGTCACACCCCCGTCGACGGCTCCCTCAGCGCGGCCGACATCCGCCGGATGCTCTCGGGGGGCTTCCGGCCCGTCACCGATCCGGCCGAACTGGGCCGGGTGCGTACCGCCGTCATCTGCGCGCCCACCCCGCTCGGCGAGGACCGGGCGCTCGATCTGACCCCGGTCGCCGACGCGACCCGTGCGCTCGCCGCACGGCTGCGCCCGCACACCACGGTCATCGTCGAATCGGCCGTCTACCCGGGCACCACCGAGGAGATCCTGCGCCCCCTCCTGGAGGAGGGCTCAGGGCTGCGGGCCGGCCGGGACTTCCACCTCGCGTACTCCCCCAGCCGCCTCGACCCCGGCAACCGCAACCACCCCTACGCCGCGACACCCAAGGTCATCGGCGGCCTGACCCCCGCCTGCACGGAATCCGCGGCGGCGTTCTACGGCCGACTGAGCGACAAGGTCGTCAGGGCCCGGGGTCCCCGCGAGGCCGAGATGACCAAACTCCTCGAAACGAACTACCGGCACGTCAACATCGCCCTGGTCAACGAGATGGCCGTGCTCTGCCACGAGCTGGGCGTGGACCTCTGGGACGTCATCCGCTGCGCCGAGACCAAACCCTTCGGCTTCCAGGCCTTCCGTCCGGGCCCCGGCGTCGGCGGCCACGGCGTCCCGGTGGACACCGCCGGTCCCCCGCACACGGTCCGGCCGCTGCGCATGGTCGAACTCGCGCAGCAGGTCAACGACCGGATGCCGCAGTACGTCATCCAGCGCTGCGCCACCCTCCTCAACGAGCACGGCAAGTCGGCGCGCGGCGCCCGCGTGCTGCTGCTCGGCGTGACGTACAAGCCCGATCTCGCCGACCAGGAGAACTCCCCCGCGGGAGAGATCGCCCGGCGTCTGATGGACCTCGGCGCCTCGGTGAGCTACCACGACCCGTACGTCCCCGACTGGCGCATCCGCGACGTGCCGGTGCCCCGTGCCGACTCGCTGTACGAGGCGGCGGCGGGCGCCGATCTGACCGTTCTGCTCCAGCAGCACCGCACCTACGACCTCCAGGGCCTCTCCGTGAAGGCCCAGCTCCTGCTGGACACCAGGGGAGCCACCCCGGCGGGAGCCGCCCACCGGCTGTGA